From a single Nicotiana tabacum cultivar K326 chromosome 8, ASM71507v2, whole genome shotgun sequence genomic region:
- the LOC142163525 gene encoding uncharacterized protein LOC142163525 gives MGLIKQGVDIVSKLMLLIHLRNGTTGLKNHLAGCKEYPPNIDKDKSQTKITFQSCENDGGSLWKFDQEVVRRALIEMIVIDELAFSFVENEGFMKFMGKTQPLSRLPSRRTITKDCYEVTVN, from the coding sequence ATGGGGTTGATAAAGCAAGGTGTAGATATTGTAAGCAAGCTTATGCTGCTCATTCATCTAAGGAATGGAACAACGGGATTAAAAAATCATTTGGCTGGATGTAAAGAATATCCACCTAACATTGATAAAGATAAAAGTCAAACAAAGATAACTTTTCAATCTTGCGAAAATGATGGAGGATCactttggaaatttgatcaagaagTGGTTAGGAGGGCCTTAATTGAGATGATAGTTATTGATGAACTAGCATTTAGCTTTGTAGAAAATGAAGGCTTTATGAAGTTTATGGGAAAAACTCAACCACTATCTCGTCTTCCTTCTCGTAGAACAATAACAAAGGATTGTTATGAAGTTACAGTGAATTGA